ATGGCGTTCCGGGCCTACGACCCCTGCTTCGGCTGCGCCACCCACACCCTCCCCGGCCAGATGCCCATGGAGGTGACCATCCGCGACTCCCGCGGGGAAGTGCTCCAAACCCTCCGCCGCTGATCCCTCAGCGCTGAACGTGGGAAGAGCCTCTCCCGCGGATGGGGGCATTCCCATCGAGGAGGTTGGACGTGATGCAGGAGACCCTGGACCAGATATTGGCTGCGCTCCAGGGACTGCAGGCGAGTCATGCAGAGCTGCAAAGGGAGCAACGAGCCTTACGGGAGCAGCAGGTGAGGCTCGAGGAAGGACAAAAGAGGCTGGAGCAAAGGCAGCTGCAGCTGGAAATGCGCCACGAATGCCTGGTGGGTAAGGTGGCGGATCACGACGTGCAGTTGCGCTCCCTGAAGGACCTGTTTGCGCCTGCCAAAAGGAGCGCGCCCGGGCCACCGCGCAGGGCCCCGCGGACAACATGATGCCAGAAGCTACAGGCGACGGCGGCGACTCCGGTTCGCCTTCTACCGGAGGCCGGCGGAAACCTCGCTGGCTGCCTGTTTGACTGCCCGGGCCAGTTCCTCACAGCGCGGCGACAGACGTGCCGCTGGCCCGGAGATGCTCAGGGCGGCCACCACGCTGCCGTGGGCGTCGCAAACGGGAGCAGCCACACAGTAGAGCCCGATCTCCATCTCCTCGTTGTCTATAGCGAATCCGCGTTCCCTGGTGAGAGCCAGCTCGGCCAGGAGGGCCTGTTCGTCGGTGATGGTGTTGGGGGTGAACCGGGGCAACCCCCGGGCGCTCACGATTCGCCGGACCAGTTCGGGGGGAGAATAGGCCAGCAGTACTTTGCCCACCGCCGAGCAATGGGCAGCCGAGCCGAACCCCACTCTGGGTGTTATCCCGAGCATGTGGTTGGAATCCACCCTGTCCACCACGACCACGGTGTGGGATGCGCCCGGATCGGGATCCAGGACCACCAGGTGGACCGTCTCCCCCACCTCTGCGGCGAGTTTCTCCATGGCAGGGCGCACCAGCGGCACCAGGCCTACCTTTTCCCGCCACCGCATCCCCAGGGTGAATAGTTTGACGCCCAGGAAGTAGCGGTCGGTTCCCGGCTGCTTGGCGACGAATCCCCGCGCCGCCAGGGTGGCCAGCGCGCGATGGACGGTTGACTTCCATACCCCCAGGCGGGATGCGATCTCGCTCACCCCCATCTCGCGCCCTTCTGACCCCAGCAGGAGCAGTATTTGCAGCGCCCGGTCCACGGCCTGGGTTACCCCCGGCTCGGGCTTGCGACCGCTCACGCCACCCACCTCCCGTTCTCGTAGCAGGAACCGAGTTCTACTTTACATGGCTTCGACGGGTTCCCGGCCGATCCTGCTGTTTAGCCCTGGCACAGCCGGTACCAGCAGAAGGCAGGTTGCCGGGTGCTGGCCGGTTCCCGTGGCAATGACAAATCGGCTGTCCCGTCCAACGGAACAGCCGTCTGATATAGAGCTGGAGCGTTGTGCCTTGCGGAGAATTGAGGATCTGGGCTCCTGCCGGGGTGGCGACGGACTGGGCCACCCGGCGGCCCAGGGCCCGGCACTGTAGCCGGGAAAGGGGAACAAGTTCGGAGACGTTCTTCACCATTTCGTCGCCGAAGGGTGCGTGAACGGTGTCCACCAGGGTGATCTTCTCGTCCAGCATAAGGTAGGCGTTGTAGCTGGTGCCCCGATGTGTGGGGTACGCGGGGCCATGGAACCAGTGGATGTTCCGGTCCACCGCCCCCACCCAGTACACGTCTTTGAACACGGGTACGGCGCTCCCGGTACCACCTCCCCTAAGGTATCGCGCGGAGTACATGTTTTCGTTTCGCCCTGCTATTTTCGACGTGTTCCGATGTAATACCTGCTTGCAAAAAGGAATCGTTACTGCTATTCTAGAACCGGGTAACCGGTCCCTGTCATGGTGGTCGAGGACGAGTCGCGGGAAGGAGGGGTGGCCATGAATGTGATGTGCCCCGTGTTGGTCGCCCGGGAAGTGTGAGGCTATGCCTGCAACAGGGGGGATAAACCGTGGGGAAGATGACGGAGGAAAACCTGAGAGCGGCTTTCGCAGGGGAAAGCCAGGCCCACATGCGCTACCTGATTTTCGCCGAGAAGGCTGAGAAGGAGGGTCATCCCAACGTGGCCCGCCTGTTCCGGGCCATCGCGTACGCCGAGCAGGTGCACGCCACCAATCACTTGAAGGCCCTCGGCGAACTGGGGGGGACGGCTGAAAATCTGGGTAAGGCTGTTGGCGGGGAAACTTACGAGGTGGAGGAGATGTACCCTGCTTTCCTGGCGGTAGCGCAACTGCAGGGGGTGAAGGAGGCCGAGCGCAGCATGGGGTGGGCCGCAGCGGCGGAAAAAATCCACGCCGCCCTGTACCTGGAGGCGCGAAAAAAGGTGGAGGCGGGCCAGTGCATCGGTACCGCCCCCATCGTGGTGTGCCCCCTGTGCGGTCATACCGCGATGGGCGAGCCGCCGGATCGGTGTCCCATCTGCGGGGCCAGGGGCGATCGGTACGTCCGGTTCTGACTCCGGGGGCCCACATAGCGCGATCATCGTGGGGAGAGGAGGATTCCCGATGAAGTGGCGTTGCACCGTATGCGGTTACATCCATGACGGGGATGCCCCGCCCTCGGTATGTCCCAAGTGCGGGGCACCTGCGGAGAAATACGAGAAGGTGGACCCCGAGAGGGCGAATTTGATAGACCGTTCCCGTCTCACCAACCTGCTGGAGGTCAAGCTGATCGATTTGCTGGAGAAGGTGCGCGATACGGCGGCGCGTATAGAAGACGACGCCCTCGATCCCGGGTGTGTGGCACTGGCGAAGAAGGCTCAGGTGGCGGCCCGGGAACTGTCCCAGAACGTGAAGGCGGAACTGGAAACCCACGTGAAGAAGGGCAAGTGGGGGTAGCCGTTAGGGCCATCTTGTCCATGGTGGAGGCGAATCTGGCCCGGGGGATGAGCGCCCCCGGGCCGCCTCGTGATGCTGGCCCTGCCCTCCCTGGCCATCGTGTTGGATGCCTACATGCGGAACCCGGTCACCCTTATGCGGGACAGGAGGATAACGACCAGGATGGCCGCGAGGGCAATTGCGACTATGCCGCTTGCTCCGCACAGGAGTGCGGCTCCCAGGCGCAGGCTCACCAGGGGGGGCCAGGGGTTTCCCCCTGCGGCGGTGGTCATGGCGGCCATCACGGGGGTGGCCAGCCGGGAAGTCAGCATGCCCAGCGGGCCCATCAGTATCGCGGTAAACACCGCTGAGTACAGGGCATGCAGTACCCGCGCGGCCACGAAGGGCGACATCCGTATGTGGGCGCCAGCCATCACGCTTGCCACCTGAGCGTGCACGGAGAGACCGCTCCAGGCGATGATTGCCGAGGCCACGATCGCCCGCTCGGTGAGAGGCGCGGGAGCCGTCCCGGCCGCCATGGTGCCGAGGTCGATTTCGAAAAGGCCTCTCAGGAGGGCGTCCGCGAGGCCGGGGTCCAGGTGCACGGCGGAGAGTACCACCCGCAGCGGTATTGCCATGACCGCTACCGCTCCCAGGCTCTGCAGCACCCGGATCACTACCGAGAACAACATGATGAACCCGCAGATCATCAGGAGGGTCTTAACCGACTCGTTCACGGAGTCGCTGAGGATGCGGCCGAAGGGACGGCCGTCCTCGCGCCGCGCGCGGATGAGGGCTCGCACCGCCCGCAAGGGCAGGTTCTCTCTGCGGCGCACGGGGTTGCTTGTGGCGAGCACGTCGCCCGAGACGTGGTTCATGCCCAGGGCAGGGGTGATGGGAGCGGAACGGCGGTACAGGCGGAATGTCAGACCCACGCAGAAGGCACCCAGGTAATGGGCCAGGGCAAGCACGGCCCCCAGTTCGGGGAGCCGGAACATTCCCACCGCCACTGCTCCGAACATGAACAGGGGATCTGCGGTGTTGGTGAACGCCAGCAGGCGTTCCGCCTCCGCCTGGTTGCACAGACCCCGTTTGCGGAATTTGGCCGTTATCACGGCGTCCATGGGATATCCTGCCGCCAGGCCCATGGACATGACAAAAGCCCCGGCCCCGGGGACGTTGAACAGGGGCCGCATGAGGGGCTCAAAGATCACACCCAGGAAGTGCACCACGCCCAGGGCCAGCATGACTTCCGACAGCACAAAAAATGGCAGGAGCGAGGGGAAGACGATTTCCCAGAAGATCTTCATGCCCGCCACGGCAGCCTGGAACGCTTCCTCCGAATAGACGATGAGCGCTGCCACCAGAAGCAGCGCCACCATTCCCGATATGACGTGTACCCAGTTGCGGGGCAACGATCAGCACCTCGCCTGTGCTCGTATGCTTCAGAGGAGGGGGCCCCGTCTGGTACCCCGCTTCATGCTATGACTCCCGGCTGCCACCTATACGCTGAGCGGGAGGGCGTGGTAGCCCTGGGGCCGGGCCGGTGGTGAAGCCCAGGCAGAAGCCCGCCTGCAGCCCCATGCCGCAACAAGAAGTGCTGCGACCCAGGGCGCAAGGACGCCGGCGAGCCCCAGGTGGCGGGCCAATCCCAGCCCCTCGTCTTCGATGATCATGCCGAGCGCGGTGTGGGCGAGGACGGCTGCGCTCAGGAATATGACGAGGGGTACGAGTTCATGAGCCTCGCCACCCAGGTGCTGCCCCAGATCAGGATGGGCATGCTGATAGCCAGCCCGAGGACGACGAGAAGGGCGCTGCCATGAGCGGCTCTGGCCACTGGCATCATCTTGTCGAAGCCTGTTGAGATGTCAGCCAGTATAATTGCCCACACCGCGCCCCAGAAGTCCGCGCCCAGGCCCGTGTGTTTCTCGTCGCCGCTGTCGGCTCCAGCTTCCAGGTGATCAAGAGCAGGATGAGGCCGCCGACGGCGTTGAGGTAGGGCAACCGCATCAAGAAGGCTATCATGACCGTGAACAGGATGCGCACGAAGATGGTGCCCATCGTCTAAGGGAAGCCGAACCCCGTGCGTAGAGGAATACGCGTTTCGACGCACTCTTGCCCGTCGTCGGGGCCGCGGGGCGTGATGATACCGGCTTCGTGACGGCAGCTTATCGTGATCATCGCCAGAGTTAGCTGGCTGAGCTGGTTGCTTCTGGCAAGGGGCTGCAACCCTGAAGCGATGGAGTGTAGCCAGAGAAAAACTGGCCTCCGCTGGCTGGAGGCCTGGAAAAGGAACGGTTAAATGTCACCGGTGGGGTACCAGCGACCGCGTTGGACGGCAAGGACAAGGTACATCAGGGCAGGAGTGATTATGGCATTTGTCCGTTTACCGATCTAGGGGGTAACGGCTTTTGCACCGCAGGAAGAGGTAGGCCTGTCAGATCACTTAACGTTGCGCAGCAGTGCTAGCCGAACTCGCACGGCGGATCAGACTTGCTCATGAGCGTGGGAGATGGTCTCTTCCCAGGTTTGCAGCCGTTGCGGGTCTGGTCGGGTGAGAAGGCTGGCTGCCACCAAGACCACGATGCTGGTGATGATGCCGTAAATGATGGGGTTTGTGGCTGAGAGGCCTTCCCGGGCCAGGCCAACGATCACGGCAAGTGATCCCAGGCCGATGGCCCACATGGCACCTTGCCACGTGGCGCGCTTCCAGTAGAAGCCTGCCACGATGGGCACGACGATGGCGCCGGAAAGCAGGGCGTAAGCTAGGTCGAGTGCCGCCAGGATGTCCTGTATCCATACCGCGCAGACGATGGCCACTAGTCCAGCTAGGAACGTGAACAGTCGGACCAGCCGCTGCTTGTCCTGGTCGGTGAACTGGCGGCGCGAGAGGGGAAGGATCAGGTCCGTGACCAGCACGGTGGAAGAAGCCAGCATGCATCCGTCAGCTGTGGACATGAGGGCCGATATGGCGGCGGCCAGCAGTATGCCCGTTGCCCCGGGAGGTAGCGCGTGGATCGCGACCATAGGAAGAGCGTACTGCGGGTCGGGCAGCTTGGGGAAGAGAACC
This region of Bacillota bacterium genomic DNA includes:
- a CDS encoding IclR family transcriptional regulator: MSGRKPEPGVTQAVDRALQILLLLGSEGREMGVSEIASRLGVWKSTVHRALATLAARGFVAKQPGTDRYFLGVKLFTLGMRWREKVGLVPLVRPAMEKLAAEVGETVHLVVLDPDPGASHTVVVVDRVDSNHMLGITPRVGFGSAAHCSAVGKVLLAYSPPELVRRIVSARGLPRFTPNTITDEQALLAELALTRERGFAIDNEEMEIGLYCVAAPVCDAHGSVVAALSISGPAARLSPRCEELARAVKQAASEVSAGLR
- a CDS encoding rubrerythrin family protein, translating into MGKMTEENLRAAFAGESQAHMRYLIFAEKAEKEGHPNVARLFRAIAYAEQVHATNHLKALGELGGTAENLGKAVGGETYEVEEMYPAFLAVAQLQGVKEAERSMGWAAAAEKIHAALYLEARKKVEAGQCIGTAPIVVCPLCGHTAMGEPPDRCPICGARGDRYVRF
- a CDS encoding rubredoxin-like domain-containing protein encodes the protein MKWRCTVCGYIHDGDAPPSVCPKCGAPAEKYEKVDPERANLIDRSRLTNLLEVKLIDLLEKVRDTAARIEDDALDPGCVALAKKAQVAARELSQNVKAELETHVKKGKWG
- the ylbJ gene encoding sporulation integral membrane protein YlbJ, which encodes MPRNWVHVISGMVALLLVAALIVYSEEAFQAAVAGMKIFWEIVFPSLLPFFVLSEVMLALGVVHFLGVIFEPLMRPLFNVPGAGAFVMSMGLAAGYPMDAVITAKFRKRGLCNQAEAERLLAFTNTADPLFMFGAVAVGMFRLPELGAVLALAHYLGAFCVGLTFRLYRRSAPITPALGMNHVSGDVLATSNPVRRRENLPLRAVRALIRARREDGRPFGRILSDSVNESVKTLLMICGFIMLFSVVIRVLQSLGAVAVMAIPLRVVLSAVHLDPGLADALLRGLFEIDLGTMAAGTAPAPLTERAIVASAIIAWSGLSVHAQVASVMAGAHIRMSPFVAARVLHALYSAVFTAILMGPLGMLTSRLATPVMAAMTTAAGGNPWPPLVSLRLGAALLCGASGIVAIALAAILVVILLSRIRVTGFRM